In one Winogradskyella sp. MH6 genomic region, the following are encoded:
- a CDS encoding cell division ATP-binding protein FtsE, with amino-acid sequence MSETVLQLKDATIYQGGNMVLADVNFEMQKGDFVYLIGKTGSGKSSFMKTLYGDLELTEGEGTIVDFNLRTMKEKDIPYLRRKLGIVFQDFKLLPDRTINGNLEFVLKATGWKDKDKIKERIEKVLDKVAMKTKGFKFPHELSGGEQQRIAIARALLNDPELILADEPTGNLDPQTSIEVMEVLQDINKNGNTILMATHDYALLLKYPSKTLKCDENKVFEVVQRKS; translated from the coding sequence ATGTCCGAAACTGTTTTACAACTTAAAGATGCAACAATATATCAAGGTGGCAACATGGTATTAGCCGATGTTAACTTTGAAATGCAAAAAGGTGATTTTGTGTACCTTATTGGTAAAACAGGAAGCGGAAAAAGTAGTTTTATGAAAACCCTTTATGGTGATTTAGAGTTAACAGAAGGTGAAGGCACCATTGTAGACTTTAACTTAAGAACCATGAAGGAAAAAGACATTCCGTATTTACGCAGAAAACTAGGAATTGTTTTTCAGGATTTTAAGTTGTTACCAGATAGAACTATAAACGGCAATCTTGAATTTGTTTTAAAAGCTACTGGTTGGAAAGACAAAGACAAAATAAAAGAACGTATAGAGAAGGTTTTGGACAAAGTAGCCATGAAAACCAAAGGCTTTAAATTCCCACACGAGCTTTCTGGTGGTGAGCAACAGCGTATTGCAATTGCAAGAGCCTTGCTTAACGATCCGGAATTAATTTTAGCCGATGAGCCAACAGGTAATCTAGATCCACAGACCAGTATTGAAGTTATGGAAGTACTCCAAGACATTAATAAAAATGGCAATACCATTCTTATGGCTACACACGATTATGCTTTGCTTTTAAAATACCCAAGTAAAACCTTAAAGTGTGATGAAAACAAAGTTTTTGAAGTGGTGCAACGAAAGAGTTAA
- a CDS encoding glycosyltransferase family 2 protein codes for MLSILIPTYNYNVYPLVKSLHAQAIEANIIFEILSNDDGSKSALNLENQKINDLEHCSFFENENNAGLSNNRNDLVEKSKYENLLFIDGDSVVIKPTFLSDYLKSISEDFDVVYGGRVHPESVENDRKLRWKYGKFREDRTVKQRDKSIYKSVLFNNTLIKLHTFKKIGFEKSLIKYGHEDTLFAYQLSNIKAKVKHIDNPILHGDVDLNIVYIEKTKKALNNLNYIYKSKLIAPDFITFLNVFLKLKQFGLNYPLAFTYRFSKSFFAVNLKSKHPSLIVFDLFRLTYFCHINLKE; via the coding sequence ATGCTCTCAATTCTTATTCCCACATACAATTACAATGTATATCCTTTAGTTAAAAGTTTGCACGCGCAAGCTATAGAAGCCAATATTATTTTTGAAATCTTATCTAATGATGATGGTTCAAAATCAGCATTAAACCTAGAAAACCAAAAAATAAACGATCTTGAACATTGTTCTTTTTTTGAAAATGAAAATAATGCTGGTTTAAGCAACAATAGAAATGATTTGGTTGAAAAATCTAAATACGAAAATCTCCTTTTTATAGATGGTGATTCCGTGGTTATAAAACCAACTTTTTTGTCAGATTATTTAAAATCTATATCAGAAGATTTTGATGTTGTTTATGGTGGTAGAGTACATCCTGAAAGTGTTGAGAACGACAGAAAATTGCGGTGGAAATACGGAAAATTTAGAGAAGACCGTACAGTTAAACAACGAGACAAATCCATTTATAAAAGTGTCCTTTTTAACAACACCTTGATAAAATTACACACCTTTAAAAAAATAGGTTTTGAAAAATCCTTGATTAAATATGGCCATGAAGACACTTTGTTTGCCTACCAACTAAGCAACATAAAAGCTAAGGTAAAGCACATAGACAATCCTATTTTGCATGGAGATGTAGATTTAAATATAGTCTATATAGAAAAGACCAAAAAAGCCTTAAACAACCTTAACTACATATATAAGTCTAAATTAATCGCACCAGATTTTATAACGTTTTTAAATGTATTTTTGAAACTAAAACAATTTGGACTAAACTATCCTTTAGCTTTTACTTACAGGTTTAGCAAGTCTTTTTTTGCAGTAAATCTTAAATCTAAGCATCCTTCGCTCATAGTTTTTGACTTGTTTAGATTAACGTATTTTTGCCACATTAATCTTAAAGAATAA
- a CDS encoding glycosyltransferase family 2 protein — protein MAFFSVVIPLYNKANYIASTLKSVLDQTFTDYEVIIVDDGSKDESVKVVETFTDPRIKLIQQPNKGASVARANGIKTANGKYIALLDADDVWKPNHLSALKETIDCFPYAVLYCTNYNIKRSKDFTTPAVFNFKYKSEPLIIEDFFRANVINYIPSSSSSSFKKEDYFKIDGYKEELKTGQDIDLWVQFALFGRVAFNPKVTMVYNFFDTSSLSNRDYNDSRYEFINSYKNEEQKNPSLKFYMDINRHALAIRYKLLGSDNSKVKQLKADIKKENLNLKQLITLYLPRTLLLYLKNLHAFLIRHKIYLSANK, from the coding sequence ATGGCTTTTTTTTCAGTTGTAATACCGCTTTACAATAAGGCAAACTATATTGCCTCAACACTAAAAAGTGTTTTAGACCAAACTTTTACCGATTATGAAGTTATCATCGTTGATGATGGATCTAAAGATGAAAGTGTAAAGGTTGTTGAAACCTTTACTGACCCAAGAATTAAGCTCATACAACAGCCCAACAAAGGTGCTTCAGTAGCACGAGCTAATGGGATTAAAACTGCCAATGGTAAGTATATAGCTCTATTAGACGCTGATGATGTATGGAAACCCAATCATTTGAGTGCGCTAAAAGAAACTATAGACTGCTTTCCTTATGCTGTATTGTATTGCACCAATTATAATATTAAAAGAAGTAAAGACTTTACAACACCAGCCGTTTTTAATTTTAAGTATAAAAGCGAACCTTTAATTATCGAAGATTTTTTTAGAGCCAACGTTATTAATTATATTCCGAGCTCTTCGTCTTCGTCTTTCAAAAAAGAGGATTATTTTAAAATTGATGGCTATAAAGAAGAATTAAAAACAGGTCAGGATATAGATCTTTGGGTGCAATTTGCATTGTTTGGCAGAGTAGCCTTTAACCCTAAAGTTACTATGGTCTATAATTTTTTTGATACCTCTAGCCTATCCAACAGAGATTATAATGATTCGCGTTATGAGTTTATCAATAGTTATAAAAACGAAGAGCAAAAAAACCCTTCGCTAAAATTTTATATGGATATTAATAGACATGCTCTTGCCATACGTTATAAATTGCTAGGTAGCGATAACTCTAAAGTAAAACAGCTAAAAGCAGACATTAAAAAAGAAAACCTCAATCTAAAGCAGCTAATAACACTTTATTTGCCCAGAACGCTTCTTCTTTACCTTAAAAATCTTCATGCTTTTTTGATTAGACATAAGATTTACCTATCTGCCAACAAATAA
- a CDS encoding sugar 3,4-ketoisomerase has translation MQNISLINIPKVHDHRGSLAVVENNTIPFGIKRIYYLYDVPSDSYRGGHAHKEQESVIIALSGSFEVITNDGINEKRTLLNKPNMGLYISTNVWREIENFSSGAVCLVLASTEFNEAEYIRDYEEFKLFVGR, from the coding sequence ATGCAAAATATTTCATTAATAAATATTCCTAAGGTACACGATCATCGTGGTAGTCTTGCAGTGGTAGAGAATAATACCATTCCGTTTGGTATAAAAAGAATTTACTACCTGTACGATGTGCCAAGCGATAGTTACAGAGGTGGACATGCACACAAAGAACAAGAGTCTGTAATTATTGCCTTAAGCGGAAGTTTTGAAGTAATTACCAATGATGGCATTAATGAAAAGCGAACATTATTGAACAAACCAAACATGGGTTTATATATTTCTACTAACGTTTGGAGAGAAATTGAAAATTTTTCTTCTGGTGCTGTTTGCTTAGTTCTGGCTTCAACAGAGTTTAACGAAGCCGAATATATAAGAGATTACGAAGAATTTAAATTATTTGTTGGCAGATAG
- a CDS encoding glycosyltransferase, which produces MNKTSTKKVCIIVYALGGGGAERSSATLSQILYDLGYDVHIVTVLDIVDYPYKGQLLNLGKLKANDDSFLGRIKRLFVFKNYLKEKDIEIVIDSRPRVQAYREFIITKFVYKIPVIYVLHNFNYKKAFTPYKRLNKFLYKNEKMVAVSKAAENQYKKAYALNDVETIYNGFDFEGICKSAEQEVNNGLTTYITYFGRLDDEHKNLKLLFDAYKLSKIADRNIKLLVLGSGPDEASLIEYVNEIGVRDFIVFHGFEKNPYPLVKNSLFTVLTSRYEGFPMVIPEALALGVPVVSVDCKSGPNEVIVNEQNGLLVENHNVEAFAKAMNRMIEDKDLYLRCKANAKSSVEHLSKENIGKQWKAILQ; this is translated from the coding sequence ATGAACAAAACGAGCACAAAAAAAGTATGTATTATAGTTTACGCACTTGGTGGTGGTGGAGCTGAGCGTTCATCTGCAACATTATCTCAAATACTTTACGACTTAGGTTACGATGTGCATATCGTTACTGTTCTAGATATAGTAGATTATCCCTATAAAGGACAACTATTAAACTTAGGAAAGTTAAAGGCTAATGACGACTCTTTTTTAGGAAGGATTAAACGCCTTTTTGTTTTTAAAAATTATCTAAAAGAAAAAGATATTGAAATTGTTATAGATAGTAGACCGAGAGTGCAAGCTTACAGAGAATTTATAATAACTAAGTTTGTGTATAAGATACCTGTTATTTATGTTTTGCATAATTTTAATTATAAAAAAGCATTTACCCCTTATAAAAGATTAAATAAGTTTTTGTACAAGAATGAAAAAATGGTAGCTGTTTCTAAAGCAGCAGAAAACCAGTATAAAAAGGCCTATGCACTTAATGATGTTGAAACAATATATAATGGCTTTGATTTTGAAGGTATTTGCAAAAGTGCTGAACAAGAGGTAAATAACGGTTTAACTACTTATATTACTTATTTTGGTAGGTTAGATGATGAGCACAAAAATTTAAAACTACTTTTTGATGCTTACAAATTATCAAAAATAGCAGACCGTAACATAAAACTTTTAGTATTAGGAAGTGGGCCAGATGAAGCGAGTTTAATAGAATATGTAAATGAGATAGGTGTTAGGGATTTTATTGTCTTTCATGGTTTCGAAAAGAATCCTTATCCATTAGTGAAAAATAGTTTGTTTACAGTATTAACAAGTAGATACGAAGGGTTTCCGATGGTGATACCAGAGGCATTGGCTCTTGGAGTTCCTGTGGTTTCTGTAGATTGTAAATCTGGACCCAATGAAGTAATTGTTAATGAGCAAAACGGATTATTGGTAGAAAATCATAATGTTGAAGCCTTTGCAAAAGCAATGAATAGAATGATAGAGGATAAAGATTTATATTTACGATGCAAAGCAAATGCAAAATCTAGTGTGGAGCATTTGTCTAAAGAAAATATAGGCAAACAATGGAAAGCCATTCTTCAATAA
- a CDS encoding glycosyltransferase, giving the protein MKILLVGEYNRTHYNLKKGLNELGHEALVIGTRDGFKKVDVDIEINNPFNSFLLKKTRVFFYKFFKTDLLYHYTKHKIKSKKHLLSNYDIVQYINESPFLIDRKGELAIFKLLNSWNKKTFLLSTGTDYISVSYAYDKKFRYSILTPYFEGKISDKDFRPTLNYLSQSHKPLHEYIISKISGIISKDLDYHIPLLGHPKYLGMIPHAIDIDSLQYKKPIIEDKIIIFHGINMNNYYKKGNDLFEAALEIISRKHKDKVDIIVVKNLPYKAYIESFDRAHILLDQVYAYDQGFNALEAMAKGKVVFTGAEQEWLEYYDVKEDSIAINALPDPKHIASKLEWLIENPELIVEISKNARQFVEEHHNYVDCAKAYIEKWS; this is encoded by the coding sequence ATGAAGATTTTGCTTGTTGGTGAATACAACAGAACACATTACAATTTAAAAAAAGGTTTAAACGAACTCGGTCATGAAGCTCTTGTAATTGGCACAAGAGACGGTTTTAAAAAGGTTGATGTAGATATTGAAATCAACAACCCTTTTAATTCTTTTTTACTCAAAAAAACCAGAGTCTTTTTTTACAAATTCTTCAAAACAGATCTACTTTATCATTATACAAAACATAAAATAAAGTCCAAAAAGCACTTACTTTCTAACTACGATATTGTACAGTATATTAACGAAAGCCCGTTTTTAATAGATCGCAAAGGTGAACTAGCTATTTTTAAGCTACTAAATTCTTGGAATAAAAAAACTTTTTTACTCTCTACTGGCACAGATTATATAAGTGTTTCTTATGCTTATGACAAAAAATTCAGATATTCTATACTAACACCTTACTTTGAAGGTAAAATATCTGATAAAGATTTTAGGCCTACGCTTAATTATTTATCTCAATCGCATAAACCATTACACGAGTATATTATCTCTAAAATTTCTGGTATAATTTCTAAAGATTTAGATTATCACATACCATTACTAGGGCACCCAAAATATTTAGGCATGATACCTCATGCAATCGATATTGATTCCTTACAATACAAAAAGCCAATAATTGAAGACAAAATCATTATTTTTCATGGCATTAACATGAACAACTACTACAAAAAAGGTAATGATCTTTTTGAGGCTGCTTTAGAAATTATTTCTAGAAAACATAAGGATAAGGTAGACATTATTGTAGTAAAAAATCTTCCGTATAAAGCGTACATAGAGAGTTTTGATAGAGCTCATATATTATTAGATCAGGTCTATGCATACGACCAAGGTTTTAATGCTCTAGAAGCTATGGCAAAAGGGAAAGTTGTGTTTACTGGAGCAGAGCAAGAATGGCTAGAATATTACGATGTTAAGGAAGACTCCATTGCTATTAATGCACTTCCTGACCCAAAACATATTGCAAGCAAACTAGAGTGGCTCATAGAAAATCCTGAACTGATTGTTGAAATTTCTAAAAATGCCAGACAATTTGTAGAAGAACATCACAATTATGTTGATTGCGCAAAAGCATACATAGAAAAGTGGTCTTAA
- a CDS encoding phytanoyl-CoA dioxygenase family protein, whose amino-acid sequence MIKTCSLYIDGEPFEFNVEGDFFWGNNELLYKENGSVISKMPWQNRGFNVVRAFEGDEFANLKESIRTIILEALKTNEVEVKETEFELKDYHKYVSTNELHNKVISITRNLETKDFDFDIDLLAKRFGNILGYKLTSWVEELQKSHIQIRISRPNTLDINPPHRDGYLSYWEDIINVWLPIEGCNEKSSLPVLPGSHLLPENEILRTESKGAKINGNVYYVPCILETKSGSLKMIRPNPKDGEALLFTPFLIHGSAVNQNTDITRISLELRFPKVKG is encoded by the coding sequence ATGATTAAGACTTGCAGTTTATATATAGATGGAGAACCTTTTGAGTTTAATGTAGAAGGTGATTTTTTTTGGGGAAATAATGAGCTACTTTATAAGGAAAACGGTAGTGTTATATCCAAGATGCCATGGCAAAACAGAGGCTTTAATGTTGTTAGAGCTTTTGAAGGAGATGAGTTTGCAAATCTAAAAGAATCTATTAGAACGATTATTTTAGAAGCTTTAAAAACAAACGAGGTTGAGGTTAAGGAGACTGAGTTTGAGTTAAAGGATTATCACAAATATGTTTCTACCAATGAATTGCACAACAAGGTTATTTCCATTACCCGAAATTTAGAAACAAAAGATTTTGATTTTGATATAGATCTTTTAGCAAAAAGATTTGGAAATATATTGGGTTATAAATTAACGTCTTGGGTAGAAGAACTTCAAAAATCCCATATTCAGATTAGAATAAGCAGACCAAATACGTTGGATATAAATCCACCACATAGAGACGGTTACCTGAGTTACTGGGAAGACATTATAAATGTTTGGTTACCCATAGAAGGATGTAACGAAAAATCTTCATTACCAGTTTTGCCAGGCAGTCATTTGCTACCAGAAAATGAAATATTAAGAACTGAAAGTAAAGGAGCAAAAATAAATGGTAATGTGTATTATGTACCATGTATTCTTGAAACAAAGTCGGGATCATTAAAAATGATAAGACCTAACCCTAAAGATGGAGAAGCTTTGCTTTTTACGCCATTTTTAATACACGGTTCTGCGGTAAATCAAAACACAGATATCACAAGAATTTCATTAGAGCTTAGATTTCCTAAAGTAAAAGGTTAA
- a CDS encoding O-antigen translocase translates to MKLPRFIRDNIVLKITSLNAVVITVRLIVSVFVQRFLAIVLGESGIASIGQIRNVMGMLTSFSTLGTFNGVVKYVAEFRQNKPELVKVFSTASIFLLLGSLVSAVVLFFGARYLSEYLFASASFSYVFKLLAFVVPFLAINRMIGGVVNGVSDYKSYAKIELISYLLASLALLMGLYTYSLRGVIIAIAIAPIIQLSVLILVFGKVLKTIIPFQLLKINFSYKNKLLAFTLMSFVSTLLLNYVELDIRTFIADDLGVDEAGYWTAVTFISKNYIVFASGLFTLYVLPKFAGITNKVDFKKEVIKIYKTILPIFGLGMLLVYVLRNFIIQIVYPDFTGMEPLFKWQLLGDFIRLGSLVLAHQFLAKRMVKSFIITELISMGLFLFLSKIFVQYYGIEGVVLAHFVRHIIYFVMVVIVIKMYFNKQKENTIND, encoded by the coding sequence ATGAAACTTCCTAGATTTATTAGAGATAATATTGTGCTTAAGATTACGTCGCTTAATGCGGTTGTCATTACGGTTAGATTAATAGTTTCCGTTTTTGTACAGAGGTTTTTGGCTATTGTACTTGGGGAGTCTGGGATAGCTAGTATTGGTCAGATTCGTAATGTTATGGGTATGCTTACCAGTTTTTCTACATTGGGTACCTTTAATGGAGTTGTAAAATATGTAGCTGAGTTTAGGCAAAATAAACCAGAGCTTGTAAAGGTCTTTTCTACAGCTTCAATTTTTCTTCTTTTAGGATCATTAGTTTCTGCAGTTGTGTTGTTTTTTGGTGCACGTTATCTTTCAGAGTATTTGTTTGCTTCCGCTTCGTTTAGTTATGTTTTTAAGTTATTGGCATTTGTGGTGCCTTTTTTAGCTATTAATAGAATGATAGGTGGTGTTGTAAATGGAGTTTCAGACTATAAAAGTTATGCTAAAATAGAACTCATAAGTTATCTGTTAGCATCCCTCGCACTTTTAATGGGTTTATATACCTATAGTCTCAGAGGTGTAATTATTGCAATAGCAATAGCTCCAATTATTCAGTTGTCGGTATTGATACTTGTTTTTGGTAAAGTTCTAAAAACCATTATTCCATTTCAACTTCTAAAAATTAATTTTTCATACAAAAACAAGCTCTTAGCATTTACGCTAATGTCTTTTGTGTCTACATTATTACTAAACTATGTAGAGTTAGATATAAGAACATTTATTGCTGACGATTTGGGAGTCGATGAAGCAGGCTATTGGACTGCCGTAACCTTTATTTCCAAAAACTATATAGTTTTTGCCTCAGGGTTATTTACGCTTTATGTTTTGCCTAAGTTTGCTGGTATAACCAATAAGGTAGATTTTAAGAAAGAAGTTATAAAAATTTACAAAACAATTTTACCAATATTTGGTCTGGGAATGCTATTGGTCTATGTTCTTAGAAACTTTATTATACAAATTGTTTACCCAGATTTTACGGGAATGGAGCCGCTCTTTAAATGGCAACTTTTAGGAGATTTTATAAGATTAGGATCTTTAGTTTTGGCACATCAGTTTTTGGCAAAGCGAATGGTGAAAAGTTTTATAATTACAGAATTGATATCTATGGGATTATTTTTGTTTTTATCTAAGATATTTGTTCAGTATTATGGTATAGAAGGTGTAGTGTTGGCTCACTTCGTTAGGCATATAATATATTTTGTAATGGTTGTAATTGTTATTAAAATGTATTTTAATAAACAAAAAGAAAACACAATCAATGATTAA
- a CDS encoding O-antigen translocase: MKKFFHYINNEVLVKAASLNTANISLKILAGILISKFIALFIGPEGMALIGNLRNFLSTIQSISIAGLYNGFVKLIAKYKNHITELTHTLSTVFYFGFFLSLILAFLCYYNAEFVNELIFFNNNYVYVIETMAIVLPFYALNMFVFAIMNGFSKYKILLVINITGQILGLLVTLLLIKQENIDGALIAVVITPALNLLITIVGVAFRKNLMSFINITDIQFSVLRNLSPNMIMALVSSIALPIVYIIIRNYIISEIGIKEAGYWTAVTRVSDYYLMFINSLMALYILPRFAELKSRSEFRKEVFSFYKTVLPIFAIILGIIYLSRTLLINLLFTEEFRPVEDLMGYQILGDFMRVMSMVIAYKFLAKKMFTHFIIIEIFLFVIMYFSSIYLIDAFGLKGAVMGHFLSYLMHFGIVLLIFGSSLFGVINDEVVDDF; the protein is encoded by the coding sequence TTGAAAAAGTTTTTTCACTACATAAATAATGAAGTTTTAGTAAAAGCTGCGAGTCTTAATACAGCCAATATTAGTCTTAAGATTCTTGCGGGTATTCTTATATCAAAGTTTATAGCTTTGTTTATTGGACCTGAAGGTATGGCGCTTATAGGAAATTTAAGAAATTTTTTAAGTACCATACAGTCTATATCCATTGCAGGTCTTTATAACGGTTTTGTTAAACTTATAGCAAAGTATAAAAACCATATAACTGAGTTAACACATACACTATCAACAGTATTTTATTTTGGTTTTTTCTTATCTCTGATATTAGCTTTTCTATGTTACTATAATGCAGAGTTTGTTAATGAGTTGATTTTCTTTAATAATAACTATGTCTATGTTATAGAGACTATGGCGATAGTGCTTCCGTTTTATGCACTAAATATGTTTGTATTTGCCATAATGAATGGCTTCTCTAAGTATAAGATTTTATTGGTTATAAATATAACAGGTCAAATTTTAGGATTACTTGTCACTTTACTTCTAATAAAGCAAGAAAATATCGATGGAGCATTAATTGCAGTTGTAATTACACCAGCACTTAACCTTCTTATAACAATTGTAGGAGTTGCATTCAGAAAAAATTTAATGTCCTTTATAAATATAACAGATATTCAATTTTCTGTACTTAGGAATTTGAGCCCTAACATGATTATGGCATTGGTGTCATCTATAGCATTGCCAATAGTTTACATAATAATTAGAAATTATATTATTTCAGAAATAGGAATTAAAGAAGCAGGATACTGGACAGCGGTAACAAGAGTTTCGGATTACTATCTCATGTTTATCAATTCTTTAATGGCATTATATATTTTACCTCGATTTGCAGAGTTGAAATCTCGAAGTGAATTTAGAAAAGAGGTTTTCAGTTTTTATAAAACTGTACTGCCAATTTTTGCTATTATATTAGGCATAATTTATCTCAGTAGAACTCTGTTGATAAATCTATTATTTACTGAGGAGTTTAGACCCGTAGAAGATTTAATGGGCTATCAAATTTTAGGAGATTTTATGCGTGTTATGTCTATGGTTATTGCATATAAATTCTTAGCAAAAAAGATGTTTACGCATTTTATAATCATAGAAATCTTTTTATTCGTCATTATGTATTTTTCAAGCATATATCTTATTGATGCTTTTGGTCTAAAGGGTGCTGTGATGGGTCATTTCTTGAGTTATTTAATGCATTTTGGTATTGTTCTGCTCATTTTTGGTAGTTCTTTATTTGGAGTTATAAACGATGAGGTGGTAGACGATTTTTAA
- a CDS encoding DegT/DnrJ/EryC1/StrS family aminotransferase codes for MIPFLDLHKINNRFREELKASFEKSLDTSYYILGPNVKKFETEFAHYCETDYCIGTANGLDALTLILKGYIETGKLKKGDKVMVPANTFIATILAVIHADLEPVLVEPNPKTYNISINEVESAFTEDIKAIIMVHLYGQLADYESLKTISKQHNLLLIEDAAQAHGAISNSENIKAGNLANAAAFSFYPSKNLGALGDGGAVTTNDEELFEAISLLRNYGSKVKYKNEVIGYNSRLDDLQAAFLSVKLKTLDSDNARRQYIAQHYLKEIKNPKLSLPLYDESKNHVFYAFVVEVENKDDFINHLNKNDVEWLIHYPIPPHKQMALQRFSHLKLPITEQIHKRIISLPISPVLTDQEVNTVIKVINTY; via the coding sequence ATGATTCCTTTTTTAGACTTACATAAAATCAACAATAGATTTAGAGAAGAGCTAAAAGCTTCATTTGAGAAATCTTTAGATACTTCGTATTACATTCTTGGTCCTAACGTTAAGAAATTTGAAACTGAATTTGCTCACTATTGCGAAACAGATTATTGTATAGGAACAGCCAATGGTTTAGACGCTTTAACACTTATTTTAAAAGGATACATAGAAACGGGAAAACTTAAAAAAGGCGACAAGGTCATGGTGCCTGCTAATACATTTATTGCTACAATTTTGGCTGTGATTCATGCTGATTTAGAACCTGTGTTAGTAGAACCTAATCCTAAAACCTATAACATTTCAATAAACGAGGTTGAAAGTGCTTTTACAGAAGATATAAAAGCAATAATAATGGTTCATCTTTATGGGCAACTCGCAGATTATGAAAGTTTAAAAACTATTTCAAAGCAACATAATTTATTACTAATTGAGGATGCAGCACAAGCGCATGGTGCCATTTCTAATTCTGAAAATATTAAAGCTGGAAATTTAGCAAATGCAGCAGCGTTTAGTTTTTATCCAAGTAAAAATCTTGGTGCCTTAGGAGATGGTGGTGCTGTAACAACCAATGATGAGGAATTGTTTGAGGCAATTTCTTTATTAAGAAACTATGGAAGCAAAGTAAAATATAAAAATGAGGTTATTGGCTATAATAGCAGATTAGACGATTTACAAGCTGCCTTTTTAAGTGTGAAACTTAAAACTTTAGATTCTGATAATGCAAGAAGACAGTATATAGCGCAGCATTACCTCAAGGAAATTAAAAATCCTAAATTGAGTTTACCCTTATATGACGAGTCAAAAAATCATGTTTTTTATGCGTTCGTAGTTGAGGTAGAAAATAAAGATGATTTTATTAATCATTTAAATAAGAATGATGTAGAGTGGCTTATTCATTATCCAATTCCACCACACAAACAAATGGCATTACAAAGATTTTCACATTTAAAATTGCCTATAACTGAACAAATTCATAAAAGAATTATAAGTTTGCCAATAAGTCCGGTATTAACTGATCAAGAGGTAAATACTGTGATTAAGGTTATAAATACTTATTAA
- a CDS encoding GNAT family N-acetyltransferase, which produces MQQFDIKLYQSKSKKNWNTFLSDSNQQTFLFLRDFMDYHSDRFQDFSLMIYEEDELMALLPANRVGDAVYSHQGLTYGGLIYKSRLKSQEVINILKTVLEFLDENGIKTLLIKELPFVFLGNQTNNLLAYLCFKLKAQLQRMDMHSTLELKFKSYNRSRKNGYKRGLKNNLTVRETDDFESFWNEILIPNLDDRHDVKPVHSLEEIQLLKSRFPNKIRQFNVYLKDKIVAGTTIFETKHVAHSQYISGNADKNTLGSLDFLHHYLLEDVFTDKMYFNFGISNEDNGQHINEGLQYWKEGFGARSITQGFYMINTANHKLLENLYV; this is translated from the coding sequence ATGCAACAATTTGATATTAAATTATATCAATCAAAATCGAAAAAAAACTGGAATACCTTTCTCTCGGATAGCAACCAGCAAACATTTCTATTCCTCAGAGATTTTATGGACTATCACAGCGATAGATTTCAGGATTTTTCATTGATGATTTATGAAGAAGATGAGTTAATGGCATTATTGCCAGCAAACAGGGTTGGTGATGCTGTGTATTCTCATCAAGGATTGACTTATGGTGGATTGATATATAAATCGAGATTAAAGAGTCAAGAGGTGATCAACATTTTAAAAACAGTTTTAGAATTTCTGGATGAAAATGGAATTAAAACACTCTTGATAAAAGAATTACCTTTCGTTTTCTTGGGTAACCAGACTAATAATCTACTAGCTTATTTGTGTTTTAAACTTAAGGCACAATTGCAGCGTATGGATATGCATTCTACATTAGAACTAAAATTCAAAAGTTATAATAGAAGTAGAAAAAACGGTTATAAAAGAGGCTTAAAAAACAATCTTACAGTCAGAGAAACAGACGATTTTGAAAGTTTTTGGAATGAAATTTTGATACCAAATCTAGATGATAGGCACGATGTAAAACCAGTTCATAGCTTAGAAGAAATTCAACTTTTAAAATCTAGATTTCCAAATAAAATCAGGCAGTTTAACGTTTATCTTAAAGATAAAATAGTAGCAGGTACAACAATTTTTGAAACAAAACATGTGGCACACAGCCAATATATTTCTGGTAATGCAGATAAGAACACATTGGGAAGTTTAGATTTTTTGCATCATTACCTTTTAGAAGATGTTTTTACGGATAAGATGTATTTTAATTTTGGGATTTCTAATGAAGATAACGGACAACATATTAATGAAGGTTTACAGTATTGGAAAGAAGGCTTTGGCGCACGTTCTATCACTCAAGGATTTTACATGATCAACACAGCAAACCATAAACTCCTAGAGAACCTATACGTATGA